The following are encoded in a window of Microvirga ossetica genomic DNA:
- a CDS encoding ABC transporter substrate-binding protein, translated as MHSTSTRRHILAGLTTTGLAALLDARRASSEEAPLDTTTVRFSKSPGICNAPQFVAEDLLRADGFSDFRYVDAVAGLTATAMLARSEVDFVVEFGTALALQIDQGAPLKILTGVHVGCYELFAHEGINSVLDLKGKTVGAGQNLGSDPHVFVTAMATHVGLDPLKDINWVTSDVNPMELFTQGRIDAFVAFPPEPQELRARRVGHVIVNSILDRPWSQYYCCMLATNASYLENYPAATKRVVRAVLKATDLCVSNPEQVATLLVNGGYTKRYDPALQALKEISYAKWRDYDPEDTIRFYSLRLHEAGMIKSSPQKIIASGTDWRFLNEIRRELKT; from the coding sequence ATGCACAGCACTTCAACCCGCCGCCATATCCTCGCTGGCCTCACTACGACCGGGCTAGCCGCCCTGCTCGATGCCCGGAGAGCCTCCTCGGAGGAGGCTCCGCTTGATACCACCACCGTTCGCTTCTCGAAATCTCCTGGGATCTGCAACGCACCGCAGTTTGTGGCAGAAGACCTGCTCCGCGCCGATGGGTTTTCCGACTTCCGTTACGTGGATGCAGTGGCCGGTCTAACCGCGACCGCGATGCTGGCCCGCAGCGAAGTGGACTTTGTTGTTGAGTTCGGAACCGCTCTGGCTCTGCAGATCGATCAAGGGGCGCCCCTCAAGATCCTCACCGGCGTGCATGTCGGATGCTACGAACTTTTCGCGCATGAGGGCATCAATAGTGTCCTCGACCTGAAAGGCAAGACTGTCGGCGCCGGGCAAAATCTGGGGTCCGACCCGCATGTCTTTGTGACAGCAATGGCGACCCATGTCGGGCTTGATCCGCTCAAGGACATCAATTGGGTGACGAGTGACGTCAACCCGATGGAGCTGTTCACGCAGGGCAGGATCGACGCCTTTGTGGCCTTTCCGCCAGAGCCGCAGGAGCTCCGCGCCCGCAGGGTCGGCCATGTCATTGTCAACAGCATTCTGGACCGCCCCTGGTCCCAATACTACTGCTGCATGCTGGCCACCAATGCGTCGTATCTGGAGAACTATCCTGCGGCCACCAAAAGGGTTGTGCGCGCTGTTCTCAAGGCGACTGATCTGTGCGTCTCGAATCCCGAGCAGGTGGCCACGCTCTTGGTGAATGGTGGCTATACCAAGCGGTACGATCCCGCCCTTCAAGCCCTCAAGGAGATCTCCTACGCCAAATGGCGGGACTACGACCCGGAGGATACGATCCGGTTCTACTCCTTGCGCCTGCATGAGGCCGGCATGATCAAGTCGAGCCCACAGAAGATCATCGCCAGCGGCACCGATTGGCGCTTCCTCAATGAGATCAGGCGTGAGTTGAAGACATGA
- a CDS encoding SCO family protein, with protein sequence MSGRLASLLLAALLSCPAQSHDAPHNQRLPVIRTAPDFTLTSQDGNRVSLHDFRGKAVAVTFIFASCTDTCPLLTDNMARVQDKLGSVFGSKVAFVSITVDPERDTPEALKQYAQNFGANLKGWAFLTGDPVVIREVERKYGVFAKKTASGDIDHTFLTSLIDPKGNLRVQYLGVRFDLEEFRGDLLKLLDEAE encoded by the coding sequence ATGAGCGGGCGGCTTGCATCCCTTCTGCTGGCAGCACTGCTGTCCTGCCCGGCGCAGAGCCACGACGCACCGCACAATCAGCGCTTACCGGTCATACGGACAGCACCGGACTTTACCCTGACGTCGCAGGATGGCAATCGCGTGTCGCTCCACGATTTCCGTGGCAAGGCGGTCGCTGTCACCTTCATCTTTGCGTCCTGCACGGACACCTGTCCGCTGCTGACCGACAACATGGCGCGCGTACAGGACAAGCTGGGTTCCGTGTTTGGCTCTAAGGTCGCCTTCGTGTCGATCACCGTCGATCCCGAGCGCGATACGCCCGAAGCACTGAAGCAATATGCGCAGAATTTCGGCGCCAACCTGAAAGGCTGGGCCTTTCTGACCGGTGACCCCGTTGTTATCCGTGAGGTTGAGCGAAAGTACGGCGTCTTCGCGAAGAAGACCGCGTCCGGCGACATCGACCACACCTTCCTGACGTCACTCATCGACCCGAAGGGAAACCTGCGTGTGCAGTATCTCGGCGTCCGGTTCGACCTGGAGGAGTTCCGCGGTGATCTTCTCAAGCTCCTCGATGAGGCCGAATAG